From the genome of Miscanthus floridulus cultivar M001 chromosome 10, ASM1932011v1, whole genome shotgun sequence, one region includes:
- the LOC136485990 gene encoding uncharacterized protein, whose amino-acid sequence MAMSMRSCTTLLMTRAAAAAPRPTPTPGKSSPGAGSLQLRSRQPAAASSVEALRWAASSCKESRSRRAALFACHALNKYSYHIEPAALVYRPTTTSAGTNWRIWEDKDKDLIILELEVGELAQDKLEVSTTDHVLLVVKYKGDINDEWRASSLDVRLLMPPGYDEKNVGAMMLPKGWLQITIPKPKHEPNKIQIS is encoded by the exons ATGGCGATGTCGATGAGGTCCTGCACCACCCTCCTGATGACccgggcggccgcggcggcgccaAGGCCCACGCCAACGCCGGGGAAATCCTCTCCCGGCGCCGGATCACTGCAGCTCCGCAGCAGACAACCGGCGGCGGCTTCGTCAGTAGAGGCTCTGCGCTGGGCCGCCTCATCATGCAAGGAGTCCCGGTCCCGGCGGGCTGCTCTCTTCGCGTGCCATGCGCTAAATAAGTACTCGTACCACATCGAACCCGCTG CCCTGGTGTACCGGCCTACAACTACATCAGCGGGCACCAACTGGAGAATCTGGGAAGACAAGGACAAGGACCTCATCATCCTGGAGCTGGAGGTAGGAGAATTGGCCCAGGATAAACTGGAGGTTTCAACAACGGACCACGTGCTCCTGGTCGTCAAGTACAAGGGCGACATCAACGACGAGTGGCGGGCGAGCTCGCTGGACGTCCGCCTGCTCATGCCTCCTGGCTACGACGAGAAGAATGTGGGCGCGATGATGCTGCCCAAAGGCTGGCTTCAGATTACCATCCCCAAGCCCAAGCACGAGCCCAATAAGATACAAATCTCGTAG